From Veillonellales bacterium, a single genomic window includes:
- a CDS encoding DUF4870 domain-containing protein, with the protein MLDITGEQKLCVIIAHLGYLLGGAGFIIAPLVIFLLKKDDPFVYDHAKQALVSHLVILVISLSVSFLCILLIGVLLLPALAVIWVGLVITSFIASFKALHGELYRYPFIQGFVNQI; encoded by the coding sequence ATGCTCGATATCACAGGCGAACAAAAACTATGTGTCATTATTGCTCACCTCGGTTATCTACTGGGAGGCGCCGGCTTTATTATCGCGCCGCTAGTAATCTTTCTGCTGAAAAAAGATGATCCTTTTGTCTATGACCATGCAAAACAAGCTCTCGTATCCCATTTAGTCATACTAGTCATTTCCCTGTCGGTTTCTTTTTTGTGTATTCTTCTGATTGGAGTACTTCTATTACCGGCTTTGGCAGTGATCTGGGTTGGGCTGGTCATTACCTCCTTCATCGCTTCCTTTAAAGCGTTACATGGCGAGCTCTATCGCTATCCTTTCATTCAAGGATTTGTCAACCAAATTTAG
- a CDS encoding polysaccharide deacetylase family protein, producing the protein MWSITILILFIGISYFLPVSLSGIPVLNYHQVNAESHTQLTLSPYEFDAQMAYLHKSGYTTITPAQLVDYLQDSKPLPANPILITFDDGYEDNYREAYPILKKYNFTATFFIITDFVGKNSNYMTWNQIKEMHNNGFSFESHTSSHILLPSASDDEIHAQLIKSREKLEQLLNQKIEYLAYPGGAYDQRVIALTKEAGYRAAFTVDFGRDKTTYGLFALNRIPIFATSHSFLHFWLRLKFTQFFSTLQGFKTNINKSGAGKIANWIYIP; encoded by the coding sequence ATGTGGAGCATAACTATTTTGATATTATTCATCGGTATAAGCTATTTTCTACCCGTTTCGCTTTCAGGTATACCCGTTTTAAACTATCACCAAGTAAATGCTGAATCTCATACTCAACTAACTCTTAGCCCTTATGAATTCGATGCACAAATGGCTTACTTGCATAAATCCGGCTATACCACAATTACTCCAGCGCAATTGGTTGATTACCTTCAAGACAGCAAACCTCTTCCTGCAAATCCAATTTTAATTACCTTTGACGATGGTTACGAAGATAATTATCGTGAAGCTTATCCTATATTAAAAAAATATAACTTTACCGCAACCTTCTTTATAATTACTGATTTTGTCGGTAAAAACAGCAATTACATGACTTGGAACCAGATAAAGGAAATGCACAACAATGGTTTTTCTTTTGAATCTCACACCTCAAGTCATATTCTTCTTCCAAGTGCATCAGACGATGAAATTCATGCTCAGCTTATCAAATCTCGGGAAAAATTGGAACAACTACTCAATCAGAAAATCGAATACCTGGCTTATCCAGGCGGTGCTTATGATCAGCGGGTCATCGCATTAACAAAAGAAGCTGGCTATCGAGCAGCGTTTACAGTAGACTTTGGACGTGATAAAACAACATATGGGCTATTTGCTTTAAATCGAATTCCCATTTTTGCAACATCCCATTCCTTTTTACACTTTTGGTTACGATTAAAATTCACTCAATTCTTTTCCACTCTACAAGGATTCAAAACGAACATCAATAAATCCGGTGCAGGCAAAATAGCAAACTGGATTTACATTCCATAG
- a CDS encoding TrkA C-terminal domain-containing protein: protein MKKSVASYQSIALDIAKRIVNAEFRVGDKISGRTLLASQYNVSPETIRKSVALLKEANIVAVSQGKEIIVMSSQQAYNFIEHNKEMLSAYSLRQELEMLLEKKEENDRQFRKIVNEIMRYSDRLKNLSPYNPVEIRILKHSLVIGKSLADIKLWHHTGATIVAIRRSTEILVSPGPNAILQAEDRIVVVGPNDVLQKVSDFINKEK from the coding sequence TTGAAAAAATCTGTTGCTTCCTATCAGTCTATAGCGTTAGATATTGCCAAAAGAATAGTAAACGCCGAGTTTCGCGTCGGGGATAAAATATCGGGAAGAACTCTATTAGCCAGCCAATATAATGTATCGCCTGAAACCATCCGAAAATCAGTTGCTTTATTGAAGGAGGCTAATATTGTTGCAGTGTCTCAGGGGAAAGAAATCATTGTAATGTCCTCGCAGCAAGCATATAACTTTATTGAGCATAATAAGGAAATGCTTTCAGCCTACTCGTTAAGACAAGAACTTGAAATGCTTCTTGAAAAGAAAGAAGAAAATGATAGACAGTTTCGTAAGATTGTAAACGAGATTATGCGTTACTCTGACAGATTAAAAAATTTATCACCATATAATCCGGTTGAAATTAGAATTCTAAAACACTCTTTGGTTATCGGAAAATCATTAGCGGATATTAAATTATGGCATCATACCGGCGCTACGATTGTTGCCATTCGTCGTAGTACCGAAATTCTTGTTTCACCTGGGCCAAATGCAATTCTTCAAGCGGAAGACCGGATTGTGGTTGTGGGTCCTAATGATGTTCTACAAAAAGTATCTGATTTTATTAACAAAGAGAAGTAA
- a CDS encoding GDSL-type esterase/lipase family protein, producing MLLKKRFIFPLILLTLILYIITGWNTLTAKAHKNEENLYLWANDLSRRPEDPPYLTLYYRFRKACFMIDSHPNHPVVFLGDSITDEGKWSKLFPSSPVENRGIGGDTTLGVLNRLNQIIASNPKEIFLMIGTNDLCFGRPIPEIISNYSLILTRFQTELPNTKIYIQSVLPFNDTLFPSRSLRTNNNINELNRQIKGLAKEYDYPYIDLAPVFTTPDGQLPARYTKDGLHLNNAGYEIWRKQIQCLVYAPQ from the coding sequence ATGCTTTTGAAGAAGAGATTTATCTTTCCGCTTATTCTATTGACGCTGATACTATATATAATTACAGGGTGGAACACATTAACCGCTAAGGCTCATAAAAATGAAGAAAACTTATATCTATGGGCAAATGATTTAAGCCGAAGACCAGAAGATCCGCCTTATCTTACTCTGTATTACCGTTTTCGAAAAGCCTGCTTTATGATTGATTCACATCCTAATCATCCAGTAGTATTTTTAGGAGATAGTATTACCGACGAAGGAAAATGGTCCAAACTTTTTCCCAGCTCTCCAGTTGAAAATAGAGGGATTGGCGGTGACACAACGCTAGGCGTATTAAATCGTCTAAATCAAATCATTGCATCAAATCCAAAGGAAATCTTCTTAATGATCGGGACAAATGATCTTTGTTTCGGCCGACCTATTCCGGAAATCATTAGTAATTACAGCCTTATTCTTACACGTTTCCAAACAGAGTTGCCAAATACAAAGATTTATATTCAAAGCGTCTTACCTTTCAATGATACTTTATTCCCTTCGCGAAGCTTGCGAACCAATAATAATATTAATGAGCTAAATCGCCAAATTAAAGGGTTGGCAAAAGAATATGATTATCCCTATATTGATTTAGCTCCTGTTTTTACTACTCCCGATGGCCAACTGCCTGCTCGGTATACTAAAGATGGACTGCATCTAAACAACGCCGGATATGAGATATGGCGAAAACAAATCCAATGCCTTGTATATGCACCTCAGTAA
- a CDS encoding 4Fe-4S binding protein gives MATLTISTEEEKRVKALGFLSNKGTDNFSGRVITVNGVITAAQAKCIAEAAELYGNGIITFTTRLTVECQGIPYDKIEDFRTYIAQKGLVTGGTGSKVRPIVSCKGTTCQYGLIDTFALSKEIHERFYKEYASVKLPHKLKIAVGGCPNNCVKPDLNDIGIIGQMIPILNEASCNGCKKCFVAENCPVNAAAVSDGIVKIDPAKCNNCGRCIGKCPFDAIQDGNQGYKIYLGGRWGKNVARGKALSRVFFNKEEALSVIEKAILLYREKGKTGERFAQTIERLGFENIEAEVLSDEILTRKQEILGVKLHLSGGASC, from the coding sequence ATGGCTACACTGACAATTAGTACAGAAGAAGAAAAAAGGGTAAAAGCGCTTGGCTTTTTGAGCAACAAAGGGACAGATAATTTTTCCGGACGAGTAATTACCGTAAACGGGGTAATCACTGCTGCGCAGGCTAAATGCATCGCCGAAGCCGCCGAATTATACGGCAACGGCATTATCACCTTCACAACAAGACTTACGGTTGAATGCCAGGGTATTCCTTATGACAAAATTGAAGACTTTCGCACTTATATCGCTCAAAAGGGACTTGTCACAGGGGGTACAGGATCGAAAGTACGTCCGATTGTTTCTTGCAAAGGAACGACCTGCCAATATGGCCTTATTGATACATTCGCCCTCTCCAAAGAAATTCACGAAAGATTTTATAAGGAGTATGCCAGCGTGAAATTACCTCACAAACTAAAAATTGCTGTTGGAGGGTGTCCGAATAATTGTGTAAAACCTGATTTAAATGATATAGGAATTATTGGTCAAATGATTCCTATTTTGAATGAAGCAAGCTGTAACGGTTGTAAAAAATGCTTTGTCGCTGAAAACTGTCCGGTAAATGCCGCTGCGGTATCAGACGGTATAGTGAAAATTGATCCCGCCAAATGCAACAATTGCGGACGCTGTATTGGAAAATGTCCTTTTGATGCAATTCAAGATGGAAACCAAGGCTATAAGATTTACCTTGGCGGCAGATGGGGCAAGAATGTGGCGCGCGGCAAAGCGCTGAGCAGAGTCTTTTTTAATAAAGAAGAGGCTCTGTCGGTCATCGAAAAAGCCATTCTTCTGTACCGAGAGAAAGGCAAAACCGGAGAACGTTTTGCCCAAACCATAGAACGGCTAGGCTTTGAAAATATTGAGGCTGAGGTATTATCCGATGAAATTTTAACGAGAAAGCAAGA
- a CDS encoding LysR family transcriptional regulator encodes MTIRHLKIFIAVADTGKMSAAAKQYFISQPSVSQAIKELETYYGVLLFERIAKKLYITEAGKNLLNYARIAVKQFDELNKYMLSEGHSEKIRIGATITVGSCMLPSMVNRFRERMPSVEPFAYMNNTKCIEAKILKAELDIGIVEGQVKSHDLVNIPAVKDYLVLVCSKNHKFAGRKRILLSELENEIFVMREEGSGTRELFENYMHNHGVKLKIGWEITCPSVIKHAVLENNCLAVISIRLVTKEMKNGQLYIIKSKENAWNRYFNIVYYKNKYVTESMKAVMEITREYNEKNVLQGILTGLLIGE; translated from the coding sequence ATGACAATACGGCATTTAAAGATTTTCATTGCCGTCGCAGATACCGGTAAGATGAGTGCCGCGGCAAAACAATATTTTATTTCTCAGCCGTCAGTGAGCCAGGCTATCAAAGAACTAGAAACCTATTACGGCGTGCTGCTGTTTGAACGGATTGCGAAAAAGTTATATATAACGGAAGCCGGAAAAAATTTGTTGAATTATGCAAGAATTGCCGTCAAACAGTTTGACGAATTGAACAAGTATATGCTTAGCGAGGGGCACTCGGAAAAAATTCGCATTGGTGCGACGATAACGGTAGGATCCTGTATGTTGCCGTCAATGGTGAACCGTTTTAGGGAACGAATGCCTAGTGTGGAACCCTTTGCCTATATGAATAATACAAAATGTATCGAAGCTAAAATCCTGAAAGCGGAATTGGATATCGGCATAGTGGAAGGACAGGTCAAAAGCCACGATTTAGTTAACATCCCCGCCGTAAAAGACTATCTTGTTCTTGTCTGTTCTAAGAATCACAAATTTGCCGGACGCAAGCGGATATTGCTTAGCGAACTGGAAAATGAAATATTTGTCATGCGCGAGGAGGGCAGCGGGACAAGAGAGTTATTTGAAAATTATATGCATAACCACGGAGTGAAACTTAAAATAGGCTGGGAAATAACTTGTCCGAGTGTAATAAAGCATGCTGTGCTGGAGAATAATTGCCTAGCCGTGATTTCTATACGACTAGTTACGAAAGAAATGAAAAATGGTCAGCTTTATATTATAAAAAGTAAAGAAAATGCTTGGAACAGATATTTTAATATCGTTTATTATAAAAATAAGTATGTAACAGAAAGTATGAAGGCTGTTATGGAGATTACTCGGGAATATAATGAGAAAAATGTTTTGCAAGGAATACTAACAGGCCTTTTGATCGGTGAGTAA